In Macadamia integrifolia cultivar HAES 741 unplaced genomic scaffold, SCU_Mint_v3 scaffold453, whole genome shotgun sequence, a genomic segment contains:
- the LOC122068729 gene encoding F-box/kelch-repeat protein SKIP25 codes for MANATNTTTTTTSGAAATKRHKQRHHQSSQQQQQQQQPLLPGLPDHLAQLCLSLVPPSLLYSVCHSWRRLIYSPSFPPFLSLYTLFYSSSAAAATATDATTNSFLRNQSHHPNQKQSNPIEFLSFDPISSKWNRLTPPPSDPDHGPLLLRHPSFLSRNLPIQSVTVSDHLVLLAATNPYLLPALPHPYIFHPDSNKWHLGPRFSAPRRWCAAGATSGKLYMVSGVGSHYSPEVARSAERCDLRKKDWLWERVAAFKDGRFSRDAVEAVGWRGKLCMVNLKGNAPKEGAVYDVENDRWKEMPEGMLVGWNGPATAMEEEVIFVVDEDKGVLRKYNPERDCWEDVVRSIRLKGAAQIAAAGGKICAVHSSGVSIIIVDMLFTPPRLWTLETPPLLHAFAIHILPRISCPELEPGF; via the coding sequence ATGGCCAACgccaccaacaccaccaccaccactacatcTGGTGCTGCCGCCACAAAACGGCACAAACAAAGGCATCATCAGTCAagccagcagcagcagcagcagcagcagcctcTTCTACCAGGGCTGCCTGACCATCTTGCACAGCTCTGCCTCTCACTTGTacccccttctcttctctactcTGTCTGCCACTCGTGGCGCCGCCTCATCTACTCTCCTTCCTTccctcctttcctttctctttataCCCTCTTCTATTCCTCCTCCGCTGCCGCCGCCACCGCCACTGACGCCACCACAAACTCTTTCCTTCGAAACCAATCTCACCACCCAAATCAGAAGCAATCCAATCCAATCGAATTCTTATCATTTGATCCTATCTCCTCCAAATGGAATCGGCTTACTCCTCCTCCATCGGACCCCGACCACGGTCCTCTCCTCCTCCGCCACCCATCCTTCCTATCACGCAACCTCCCCATCCAATCGGTAACCGTCTCCGACCACTTGGTCCTCTTGGCTGCTACCAATCCCTATCTCCTCCCGGCCCTCCCCCATCCTTACATCTTCCACCCAGACTCCAACAAATGGCACCTCGGACCACGATTCTCGGCCCCACGCCGGTGGTGCGCCGCTGGGGCTACAAGCGGAAAACTTTATATGGTCAGCGGCGTGGGATCTCATTATAGTCCAGAAGTCGCCAGGTCTGCCGAGCGATGTGATTTGAGAAAGAAAGATTGGTTGTGGGAAAGGGTTGCGGCATTCAAAGATGGGAGGTTCAGTAGGGATGCGGTGGAGGCAGTTGGGTGGAGAGGGAAACTTTGTATGGTGAATCTCAAGGGGAATGCTCCTAAAGAAGGAGCTGTTTACGATGTCGAGAATGACCGGTGGAAGGAGATGCCGGAGGGGATGCTTGTGGGTTGGAATGGGCCGGCGACGGCAATGGAAGAGGAAGTGATATTTGTTGTTGATGAGGATAAAGGGGTGTTAAGAAAGTATAACCCAGAGAGAGATTGCTGGGAGGATGTAGTCCGATCAATCCGCCTCAAAGGAGCAGCGCAGATTGCAGCAGCTGGTGGGAAGATCTGCGCCGTCCATTCAAGTGGCGTGAGTATTATAATAGTCGACATGTTGTTTACACCACCGAGATTATGGACTCTTGAAACTCCACCATTGTTGCATGCATTTGCAATTCACATTTTGCCAAGGATCAGTTGCCCGGAGCTGGAGCCTGGATTCTGA